The Fragaria vesca subsp. vesca linkage group LG2, FraVesHawaii_1.0, whole genome shotgun sequence genome includes a window with the following:
- the LOC101311729 gene encoding putative F-box protein At1g65770-like — MGNVSSDSNYSGPASETLFNRWEGTPNMNNLESVAAWNQRCPTRTSYDDNVVPSSVIEWQGLPEELVMLIIDKLLETVDYVRFAAVCKEWYRLAKDKHARDTDSWYGRRRPPMLFLPPTPTVDLPVLLNVSRMTPYKNIWLQVLRLKVVCLDQIGYIFCCSSSHGWLAKVGLQDLYRPDPELVCRIELFNSFRQATTQRIPPFTFKPDHTQDWRLKAPRVVLSSDPALNRGNLWLLVFLTNGNQLAFHMRGQDSCSCRIVRGRGSEFTDAIFYRGRFYAIDNRRGLILAFDVEEANWRALKIDGFESSSYRAYLVESTKGDLLCLNRFVKPSTNQARMKETMSFKVYKLELDNQLSTTVTQVEVTNIDDQTLFVGDTPSVSVVASDFGGCRPNSIYFTDDSMTCPRVSIELLPQYEPQGVKYDVGIFSLAEQSITPYNGRHFGPPFWITTPPPFDPLPVSTSTGWTRDWTRDPTGSNSLELTAVSKQDKRKRSFKHWLSCFSTKE; from the coding sequence ATGGGCAACGTTTCTTCAGATTCTAATTACTCAGGTCCAGCATCAGAAACATTATTCAACAGATGGGAGGGAACCCCAAATATGAATAACTTAGAATCAGTAGCAGCATGGAACCAAAGGTGCCCTACTAGAACTAGTTATGATGATAACGTCGTGCCCTCATCAGTAATTGAATGGCAAGGACTGCCAGAAGAACTGGTTATGTTGATTATAGATAAACTGTTGGAAACAGTTGACTATGTCCGCTTTGCTGCTGTTTGCAAAGAATGGTATCGTCTGGCTAAAGACAAGCATGCTCGGGACACAGATAGCTGGTATGGTCGCCGCCGTCCTCCCATGCTCTTTCTCCCTCCTACCCCAACCGTAGACCTCCCTGTGCTGCTCAATGTTTCTCGGATGACACCGTACAAGAATATTTGGTTACAAGTTCTTCGTCTGAAAGTGGTTTGTCTCGATCAAATCGGTTATATATTCTGTTGTAGCTCCAGCCATGGTTGGTTGGCCAAAGTTGGTCTACAAGATTTGTATCGTCCAGACCCTGAGCTTGTATGTCGTATAGAACTCTTCAACTCTTTTCGGCAAGCAACAACTCAGAGGATCCCTCCCTTTACCTTCAAACCTGATCATACTCAAGATTGGCGCCTTAAAGCTCCTAGGGTTGTGTTGTCCTCTGATCCAGCCTTGAATCGTGGTAATCTTTGGCTTCTAGTATTCCTCACTAATGGTAATCAGCTTGCGTTCCACATGAGAGGACAAGATAGCTGCTCATGCAGAATTGTCAGAGGAAGAGGATCAGAGTTTACTGATGCTATATTTTATAGAGGACGTTTCTATGCAATTGATAACAGGCGTGGACTTATTCTAGCATTCGATGTTGAAGAAGCCAACTGGCGTGCACTTAAGATTGATGGGTTCGAAAGTTCTTCATATCGCGCATATTTGGTGGAATCCACAAAGGGAGATCTACTGTGTCTGAATAGATTTGTGAAACCGTCGACGAATCAAGCTAGGATGAAGGAGACGATGAGCTTCAAGGTCTACAAGTTGGAGCTGGACAACCAGTTGTCAACCACAGTGACTCAGGTTGAGGTCACAAACATTGATGATCAGACTTTGTTTGTAGGTGACACTCCATCAGTATCTGTCGTGGCTTCAGACTTTGGTGGATGTCGACCGAATTCAATTTACTTTACCGATGATTCGATGACTTGTCCTAGAGTTAGTATTGAATTACTGCCTCAATATGAGCCGCAAGGTGTCAAATACGATGTTGGCATCTTTAGTTTAGCAGAGCAAAGTATTACGCCATACAATGGAAGACACTTCGGTCCTCCATTTTGGATTACGACACCCCCACCATTTGATCCATTACCTGTATCTACCTCAACAGGCTGGACAAGAGATTGGACAAGAGATCCCACAGGATCAAACTCATTAGAGTTGACAGCAGTAAGCAAGCAAGACAAGAGAAAAAGAAGCTTTAAGCATTGGCTTAGTTGTTTCTCAACAAAAGAATAA
- the LOC101312024 gene encoding uncharacterized protein LOC101312024, with product MEQLEVQIVNSLRNGESEEECALVQAGYLIKEKRDDEAYDIIRGYCQTIREKFYKIERQRICPVELRREFEALCFAATRCSDIPELKRLKKTFEKYFGREFVTSSKKLESLREEILLEKLSLEPPSLEDKLEKLSAIASTNNITWRYSRRL from the exons ATGGAGCAGTTGGAAGTCCAAATTGTTAATTCCCTTCGGAATGGTGAATCAGAAGAGGAATGTGCTCTTGTCCAG GCCGGGTATTTAATTAAAGAAAAGCGGGATGATGAGGCATATGACATAATAAGGGGCTATTGTCAAACCATACGAGAAAAATTTTATAAAATTGAAAGGCAAAG GATATGTCCCGTTGAACTTAGACGGGAATTTGAAGCTTTGTGCTTTGCTGCCACAAGATGTTCGGATATACCAGAGCTTAAACGTTTGAAGAAAACTTTTGAGAAATATTTTGGAAGAGAATTTGTGACTTCAAGTAAGAAACTTGAATCGCTCCGTGAAGAG ATATTGTTGGAGAAGCTATCCCTAGAACCTCCCAGCCTTGAAGACAAGTTGGAAAAATTAAGTGCAATAGCAAGTACTAACAACATTACCTGGAGATACTCTAGAAGACTTTGA